The Candidatus Hydrogenisulfobacillus filiaventi sequence GCATGGAGCCGGCCACCAGCACCAAGCCCGGCACCAGAGCCCAGGCCCGCCCGCGGGCATCGTAGAGGCGCCCCCATAATCCCCGCGTCAGCAACAGGACCGCGGCGTAGGCCACGTAGAAGTCGGCGTATCCCGGCCCGAGCCCGCGGCCGCGCAGGAACGGCGGCAGATACCCCAGGACCGCGGCGTAGGCGAAGGTGACCGCGAACAGCACCCCGGCCGGCCACAAGGCCCGCGGCTCCAGCCGGAACCGGATCCGCCACCGCCCGCCACCGGGCCGCCGGCGCTCGCGCAGGCCCGCTGCCAGCAGCAGGGCAGCCAACGGCCAGGCGCCACCGGCCCAGAACAGGGGGGCAAACCGGTCACCGCGGCTCAGGTAGACCCCCAGGAACGGGCCCACCGCCATGGCCAGGTCGGTAAAGTTGCTGTAGAAGCCCATCGCCTCCCCCTGCCGGGAGGGGGGCACGACATCGGCAATGAAGGTGGAGGCGGCCGTGGTACTCATGCTCCAGCCCACCCCTTGCAGCATCCGGATCAGCACCACCTGCCATAACGGTCCGCTGACCAGGTAGAGGAGGCTGGCAGCGGCCATGGCAGCCAGACCCGTCAGCAGTACCGGGCGGCGTCCGGCCGCGTCCAGCAACGGCCCTATCAGCGGCCGCACCCCCACCGCGGTCAAGGTGAGGACCGCCAGCACCAGCCCCAGGTCGGCCACGTCCGCCCCGCGGTCGAGGACGAAGAACTGGAAGGTCGAGGTATAAAGATAGAAGCCGGTGAAGAAGGCGAAGCTCACCAGGTCGAGGCGCACGTAGGCTGCGGTCCACAGCCGGGGCCGCTCCCCTGCCCTCCCTGCTGCCACGGTACCGCCTCCTGCGTAGGGGGTGTTTCGCCGGAAGCCGCGGGTCATTATGCCCACCTTGAGGGACGCCCGTCAACCCCGGCGGCATGAACGGCCCCCCTAGCCGGAAGACTAACCCCTGAGGCCGGGAGGGAGGGGGTTGCATGGTCAGCCGGACCGAGCGGCACCGGCAGCAGCGGCGGCGGGGCTGGCAGCGGGCGGCCGACCGCGCCGGGCGCTGGAGTCTGCCGCTGCTGGCCCTGTTCCTGGCCCTGCTGGCGGCACCCCTCCCTGCCCTGGCCCCGCTGCCCGCCCTTCCTGCCGACACCATCCTGACCGACCGCTTCGGGCGGACCGTGGCGCTGCTCTACCAGACCCGGAACCGGATTCCCGTTCCCGCCTCGCAACAGCCGGCGGTGCTCCGCAACGCCGTGGTGGCCATTGAGGATGACACCTTCTGGGTGGAACCGAGTGTGGACCCGGTCGGGATCGTCCGCGCCGCCCTCGCCGACCTGCGGGCGCACCGGATCGTGGAGGGCGGCAGCACCCTAACCCAGCAGCTGGTCAAGAACCTGTACCTGACCCCCGCCCGCACCTTCCGGCGCAAGCTGGCGGAGCTGTTCCTGGCCCTGAAGCTGTCCGCCTCCTACGATAAGCGCACCATCCTCACCCTGTACCTCAACGATGTCTATTTCGGCGAAGGGGCATGGGGCGCCGAGGCGGCCAGCC is a genomic window containing:
- a CDS encoding Putative MFS transporter (Evidence 3 : Putative function from multiple computational evidences; Product type t : transporter) — translated: MAAGRAGERPRLWTAAYVRLDLVSFAFFTGFYLYTSTFQFFVLDRGADVADLGLVLAVLTLTAVGVRPLIGPLLDAAGRRPVLLTGLAAMAAASLLYLVSGPLWQVVLIRMLQGVGWSMSTTAASTFIADVVPPSRQGEAMGFYSNFTDLAMAVGPFLGVYLSRGDRFAPLFWAGGAWPLAALLLAAGLRERRRPGGGRWRIRFRLEPRALWPAGVLFAVTFAYAAVLGYLPPFLRGRGLGPGYADFYVAYAAVLLLTRGLWGRLYDARGRAWALVPGLVLVAGSMLWLPAVHRLPGLLLFAVLFGLGFGAAQPATLAWTVERVPSAVRGQAIGTYYTAFDGGMAVAYAGIGAVIAHSSYPVGFTLTSAVVGLALAAFLAAGRRAPDGSAKEEDR